The following proteins are co-located in the Blastopirellula marina genome:
- a CDS encoding ferritin-like domain-containing protein: MTATFIKSSSNHWKPDDFDLASVKLPEPLLHITKTICLLESRCDDYAEYLLAIFRQRTEPWTAAIERWNFEECQHGETLRAVCEGGDHDFDFDARMSKYESLVSYHEPTGESVRGSVTAELVSRCVVEALASTLYRVLADSSDDREVSSVYATLARDEARHYGMFLKMLNVEAKENSKVGVLGRFRFALQRMLELEDAQIMLASCVVAGRADGQIRRRKEANWYLSRLYRFYRWRHLQYASRMLLRTIDLRATPVLVWLVTLGLWSAVRVRSMMANVAALIW, encoded by the coding sequence GTGACTGCCACTTTCATTAAATCGTCGTCGAATCACTGGAAGCCTGACGACTTTGACTTGGCGAGCGTGAAGCTACCTGAGCCGCTACTGCACATCACGAAGACCATTTGTCTGCTGGAGTCGCGATGTGACGACTACGCGGAATATCTGCTGGCAATCTTTCGGCAGCGGACGGAACCATGGACGGCAGCGATCGAGCGCTGGAACTTTGAAGAGTGCCAACATGGCGAGACGTTGCGTGCTGTCTGCGAAGGGGGCGATCACGATTTCGACTTCGATGCGAGAATGTCAAAATACGAATCGCTCGTATCGTACCACGAGCCGACCGGTGAGTCAGTCCGCGGTTCGGTCACGGCAGAATTGGTGTCTCGGTGCGTGGTCGAAGCACTTGCCAGCACGCTTTACCGCGTGCTCGCCGATTCGTCGGATGATCGCGAAGTGAGCTCCGTCTACGCGACACTCGCCCGGGACGAAGCACGGCACTACGGGATGTTCCTGAAAATGTTGAACGTCGAGGCCAAGGAGAATTCCAAGGTCGGAGTCTTAGGCAGATTTCGATTTGCCCTTCAGCGGATGCTTGAGCTTGAAGATGCCCAAATCATGCTCGCATCGTGCGTCGTCGCGGGACGAGCGGATGGCCAAATCAGGCGGCGTAAGGAAGCAAACTGGTATCTTTCACGGCTCTATCGCTTCTATCGCTGGCGACACCTGCAATACGCGTCAAGAATGTTACTACGAACCATCGATCTACGGGCAACGCCAGTCTTGGTATGGCTTGTTACCTTGGGTCTGTGGTCGGCCGTCCGCGTTCGTTCGATGATGGCGAATGTTGCGGCTTTGATTTGGTAG
- a CDS encoding SDR family NAD(P)-dependent oxidoreductase, which yields METSRAHPTNEAALRGKIAVVTGAASGIGRAIALDLARQGASLVLHTRSNDHGLRETANLAQELDSQIDVKLVQEDFTDPSQQDRFCDEAWNWANRLDILVNNAGVDVLTGDAAKLSFEEKLELVYRVDVVSTIRISRNLGARMRSVPGSSIVNIGWDQAAHGMEGDSGEMFAMSKGAIMAFSKSLARSLAPEVRVNCVAPGWIQTAWGEGTSDYWQSRATRESLVGTWGTPEDVAATIGFLVSPAARFVNGQTIAVNGGFNHGGHSARTDKEA from the coding sequence ATGGAAACCAGCCGCGCACACCCCACAAACGAAGCAGCTTTACGCGGCAAAATCGCCGTTGTCACCGGCGCCGCTAGCGGAATTGGCCGGGCAATTGCCTTAGATCTCGCCCGCCAGGGTGCTTCTTTGGTGCTGCATACCCGCAGCAATGATCACGGTTTGCGGGAAACGGCAAACTTGGCACAAGAGTTGGATTCCCAGATCGACGTGAAACTAGTTCAGGAAGATTTCACAGACCCAAGCCAGCAAGATCGATTCTGCGACGAGGCCTGGAATTGGGCCAATCGGCTGGACATTTTGGTGAACAACGCTGGGGTCGATGTGCTAACGGGCGACGCCGCAAAGCTCTCGTTTGAAGAGAAGCTTGAATTAGTTTACCGGGTGGATGTCGTCTCGACGATCCGCATCTCGCGAAATCTCGGCGCGCGGATGCGCAGTGTGCCAGGTAGCTCGATCGTGAACATCGGTTGGGATCAAGCAGCCCACGGTATGGAAGGTGACAGTGGCGAGATGTTTGCGATGTCGAAGGGAGCGATCATGGCGTTCTCGAAAAGCCTGGCACGTTCGCTCGCGCCGGAAGTTCGCGTGAACTGTGTCGCGCCGGGTTGGATTCAAACCGCCTGGGGCGAAGGAACGTCGGACTATTGGCAGTCGCGCGCGACGCGTGAATCTTTAGTGGGCACGTGGGGAACGCCCGAAGATGTGGCCGCGACGATCGGCTTTTTGGTTTCTCCGGCTGCGCGATTCGTGAACGGTCAGACGATCGCCGTGAACGGTGGCTTTAACCACGGCGGGCACTCGGCGCGTACCGACAAGGAAGCTTGA